The DNA sequence tatgcatctggctctttccaggggtcaagaGGGGGATCTTTGTCCCATtcagctgttcacagttgtgtcaagctggtgacagaagctctgaaCAGGTGGGTAAtaaaatttattcatttccaaacggacgaggccagccaggctgagcgagccagagggtctGCAGCgaatgctgggttcccccgcatccagagttcaatcgactgcacacatgtggccttcaaggcgccagcgggtcagctgggtgccttcatcaacaggaaaggatttcactcgatgaacatccagataatttgtgaccacaagatgcagattctgcaagcctgtacaaggtaccctggcagctcccatgaccctAATACCatgagacacttccaggtgccaaggctgttcagtgctagatggatggctgctgggtgacaagggctatccgttgaaaaggtggcttatgacgcctctccgccatccaagaacagaggcagagcagtgttataataggagtcatgcctccacaagggcattgATAGAGAGGACAATAGGTTTTCTGAAGAAAGGCTTCCAATGCTTGGACTGTTCATGAAGAGCATTACAATACCCCCCAAGATTGGCTGTCaccgatagtggttgcatgctgcactctccacaatctggcactggcaaggggggacccattggaggaagaggatcttgaagcagctccacaggccacagatggtgagcccagtagtgagtcagaagaggagcacagcgaGGAGAATGCaaagggcatggaggcagacctctgtaatctccagggaggcagggacaccaggaatgccttgatccaattgtctttcagttaggctgccaaagatctgcttccaactCATGTCGAGGCTGCCACCtacatcccggatgtctgaaatgccctttcatttgaacccaaagtccactcagtgcctgtgcaataaagtttagagcctcTCATGTCCAGCATCATATACTGGCATACCCTACACCAAAAAAAAGTGAAGCACACTCAGGGCATTATGACacaagcaaaatttatataaCTTTGACACTCGAAACAAATGAACATAGCTATATCTGGTGGTAATGCCCACACCAGTAGACATATAAACAAACatgacagaacagaagatcacccgtgaacagtccctcttgtgctcatgttgccttaaacttacgtttacgAGTGATACATCTTGGTGCCTCCCCACCACGCCgacagtggcattggaggcagctgctgactctattgtcttgttggtcttgatgactttggcagtcgtcctctggccagtggagcctgtgctggccccgcctgggagggagcggccagtgccttggctggcatctccccggtcatcgcagcctcatcagatgccacagtcactggcagagggacggaggagctgctgccattatccagagcatcctgagaggaacccgcaggGACAACAAGCTGGtcatgcgccaacatgaggtcgctctgaacctccctgctcaccattgatggatgagcacctagctgggatactgggtgcctcattcatctcccacactggcactgacaacctgaggtcattgcctgtgtgaggcaGGTCCGaacgcaaccccaggaactcctgattctgtccctggagctgcctctccatgagagtcaccactctctcaatgggggAGCCAGTGAGCTCAGCCaagagggtcaacgcagtgctcatgctccgcatggactcctccatgaagAAGACTATGgtacgcagaccctcatggatctctgccagatcctcccacacatcccactggccattcagcatctgctgcctaatggatggcTCCAGAGGCCCATCCTCTGTcttcgactcagcatcgtcctggtctccagcagtcctctgactgccagcaccttgggcactctctgcctctgcctgctccttaaGTGAGTGTGAAGTACTCTCACTGCTGCGCACCGACATTCCTGCCACTGATCTAGCGCTCACTGAGCTgctgtatctgagctggtgcctcgTTCAGAGAGCGGATGTGACACAGTTGCACCTGAAGGCCAGTGGTCCTCTGATGTCAaaggtggctcttcagggtcctgcgaatgagtgcctgctggtgaatctaagggagaacaagggcaTGCCATTAGTTTaagtcctcacactgtcactgtgcatgccaggcaccctggtgagacaatggagatctgcatcatggtgccatcatctttcagtgatcaatggggactccaggtttgaggctcccatcaatgaagagactacacaagaatatttgcaccttcccaaactctcacctctgtgcactgcacccttaccttTGTCAGACACACAGCCTCTCCACGACCGGCTGAATGAGGCAGGTGGCAGCTCTCCAGTTCCCAAGTTTCCAGTTCAAACCTCGTCaatattaggaggtttggggggcctccgtctgtccttgacctcttgATGTTTTCATGGCCGCTGTTCCCCGAATggacagaagagcattgattaattcactctctacctgcagcgccattgcagcctggccaaccccagctgaggaacaccttgcagggcacatctgaattATGGCCCTGGAACCTCAaagcactcaggccaagcagccagggatCACCCTCTTAGCCAGCTCTGAAGTCATTGGCAGTTAATAGCACGAGAggacagccagaccttaacacttctccacactgacatggtactcatccttgcTGAATGCAACAGGCCAttaaaccttttgcggcactgcatccacgtggctgctgacctcagctgcgacctcctcccaagctttctAGTCTGGTGCTgtggcctcttcctgctgttACTCACTGTAAGAGGtgggaagaattaatccaggctggtcttttggttcaagctggtttattttcaagacagccCCTCAGTGCTACTGACCTTCCAAGTCACTCCCACACaggtgttccagctgtatctttttattctgtttaaatGGGATGAATCAATgccctgtttaactagcaattgtctttgccatgcagtgtgattatttatacattgacaCTGCCACCCCTGGGAACAAAGGCttgacacccacctcctccaggaggaccaagAGACACTTGTCCGAAAAACGGTGTGGGGCCGattgcccacccgacctgccctcctgtctGACGTCTCCAGCCACTGTTGAGGCCATTGCTCCAGTCTCCAGACCGCagaaagattctcccctggcagccttcagggagctgcctcccGGATCGCCACTGGACCCGGTGCCCGACAGGCCCCTGTACCACCCGGCCCTTCCTAACCATTGAGAAGATGCCATTtcactctgggtgggccttaattggccagtcagcgtgaagtCAAGGTCATGGGCTGATCGTGGTCAGGGGCCTGTTTCCCACCGTCAATCGCATGTGcccaccaagggaaaaattcaggcctaggacTTTTAAGAAAATGCACCTGCTATTTTTATATTCCGCTTAACTTTTTCTTTTCACTGACTCGCAAACATTACAACACCAGTGGTTCTCAAaactggggtggggagtggggtccaCAAAATCAAAGTTGGAGATGGAAACAGAGTTTTGTGGCTATATGTGCAACGCAGAGTGGGCTGACTGTTTCATCTTGGCGGCGTGCTGAGGTGTAGTGTACATGGAGGAGCACCGAGAGTGGCATGAAAGCAAATATCCGTTTTCTTAAAAGATGTTGGACAGGATTTTGCAGCGCTGCTGGGATTGTCCTGCCCCACTGGAAGTCAgcggacttttggctggcccaccACATCCCCCTCGGTGGGTCCCGCTATGGCAGGGCTGGAGAACCCCGGCCATTATTTAAAACTCCTTACGTGCAGCACTTTCTTATTCTAAGTGTTATGTAGAAAAacttagatgaggtttcctggttGCTAAACCATTTGAAAAGTGATTCTTCAACCAAAGAGGTTTGAGAATCACTGCAGGGCCCCATAGTACTGGGCAGGGTTGTCATTATATGCAGATGGTTACAATTTATAAGAGAGTAGATGAAAAAGCAATCACATTTTATTCAAATGACAATCATGTTAACATTACTTGGCCTCATTGTAAAGCCAACATTTAGGCAATCATTTTAATGGTAGCATTATTTTGACTTGGCGTAAAAGCCCTACTTCAGTACTTGAGCTCATGAACTAGATTGGCTCTGGTGCACCACTGAGGGATTGTTAGATCATTAGATGTGTTTTTCTTTAACTATTGAGATATTTAACTAAGGTCTTATCAGTTAAGCTGAACCTTAAAGATCCTAGGGCACTTTTTGAAAATATTTGGGAGTTctttcagtgtcctggccaatgttgcCCCTCAACTAACACCACCCAGTGCATTTAattaaagaacagaaaatgctggaactactcagcaggtcagacaacatcattggagagagagagagagagagagatgctgaattgatgtttcagatcgatgatcaagactggaagaggttagagatgtaacagcTTTTAAATAAGTCCAGAggcaggaaaaggtggtgggtgtAACAggaaagagcaaaagggaaggtctgtcaTAGTACCAAATGCAGGAATGAATAACTGACAAAGAGATGATGGTGCAAACAAAAgggagatggaatttaaccctgaaaagtgtgaggtgatacactttggaaggagtaatttgacaaggaagtattcaatgaactgcATGGCACAAGGAAGTtccgaggaacaaagggaccttggcgtctatgtctatagatctctgaaggcagaggggcatgttagtgtcgtggtgaaaaaggcacatgggacacttgcctttatcagtcaaggcatagattacaaaagtagggaggtcatgttggagttgtatagaaccttagtgaggccacttctggagtactgtgtgccattctggtcgccacattataggaaggatgtgattgcattggggggtggggtgcagaggagattcaccaggatgttgcctgggatgaaacatttaagttatgaagagaggttggatagacttgggttgttttcgttggagcagagaagactgaggggcgtcctgatcgaggtgtgcaagattatgaagggcatggacagggtggatagggagcagctgttccccttagttgaagggtcagtcacaaggggacataagttcaaggtgaggggcagaaggtttaggggggatgtgaggaaaaacatttttacacagagggtggtgaccatctggaatgcactgcttgggagggtggtggaggcgggttgcctcacatcctttaaaaagtacctggatgagcacttggcacgtcataacattcaaggctctgggccaagtgctggtaaatgggatttgttaggtaggtcaggtgtttctcatatgtcggtgccgatgcactctgtgattctgtgataatgggACAAGAAAAGGAACAAAAGTTTGTTTTAAAGGAGGTTTAAATGACCACAGCAGAAGCATTACCAACAGCCGTTATCCGAAAAAGTGGGAAAAGCAGTTAAATGTTATTTTGCTTATAATCCTCCATGTAACAAAAGAAGGCCATCCTGCCTATTCCTTCCGCAAGTCGTGTACAATCTACCCCAGCAGTGCCAAGCTGCAACCCCTGGATTACATACAAGTCCCCATTTTAAACCCTGGCAATCTGGCCCTCAAAACCCAGACTGCCCAATTCCGATTGATGCTTCAATTTCTTATTCACTGGTTTATCCTATTTCAAGTGCCTGTGCTACAGTATATTTAATAGGCATTATTTAACAGTAATACTATTTAACAAGACATCAAAAggcagtcattgaatattttcaagggaACATTGCCTCTTCCACTGACTTCCTTGCTCTCGACTGGAAACCAATGTAGATTAATTTATCTGTTAGCTTCAATTATAAGGCCACAGTCTGTATGACAAAGGAACGTTGATCCATTTGTGGCATTTGCACATGTTTCCTATCATCTTCTGGATGATCATGATCTAACATCAATTGCTTATTCACACAATCATCCTAATGAAAGTAGTGTATAGTCATTTCTTGGTCCAGGTCTGCTTTGGCAGCTCCACTCACCAATTATGACAACCCATGCTAGTGTTGGAACAATATTGCCATTTGATGTTAATTGGAAATGCTGAATTACTGAAACATCTCTGATTTGAATTGAACCCCATGCTTTCTTAACCTATAAATGGCATcgacaacaacaacttatgtttatatagcacctttaaggcaataaaatgtcccaagaaacTTCACActgtgttataaagcaaaatatgacaccaagccatataaggagatattagggcagatacccaaaagcttggtcaaagagataggtttgaaggaacatcttaaaggaggaatgaaattgagagaggtggagtggtttAAGAAGGGTATTTTAGAGCTATGTGCCTTGTAAAAGGTCTTAagtagtggagcaattaaaaacaGGATGCTCAATAAGcctgaattagaggagcacagaggcttgttgggggctggaggagattacagagatagggaggttgaagGCAAGAGTGaaactttaaaatcaaggcattgcttaaccaggagacAGGGTGGGCTAGTGAGTACTGGAGAGGTCGGTGTACCTGACTTGGTTTgagtaaggacatgggcagcagagtttcagaTCTTAAGTTTACGGAGAGTTGGTAGAAGGGAGGTTTggagtgcactggaatagtcaagcctagaaGCAAAAAAGGCATAAGTGAGGGTCTAAGTGTCCTTTGCAGGGTGACAACAATCACATAGAAGAAAGCTTAATATTTTAGTCTCAAACACTTTTCAACACTAAATGGCTCCAGTCAtccatttttttattatttgcaaAGTGGATCATGGATAAGTTCTTTTTAGAACCATTTCTGAAGCAGAACTTATCAATGTTCCGATAGCAGGTGTTTTCctacaatttttttcttttttttccatctATTTGCAATGTGTTTGACAGCCAGGAGCCTTACTAGAACAAACCAGTTTCACCAAAACTGAAGTAATCACAAGGATTAGAATCACTGATTATCAAGAGCAATTCCTCTTTCAGTTCACTGTGACCATTACTGCTCCTGCATTTTCACCACTCACAGTGATAGCAAGTCTTCTCAAAATAAAAGGCCAATCAGCCATTGATGTTTCATACCCACTGGGGAGCAAATACCAGGGCTTTGCTGGCCACATTGGTTCTTGTGCTGAGTTAGGAAACATTGATTCATGAATGTCGTTATCTTAGTTTACAGTTATTTACTAGGTTTTCCCCAGCACTGAATGCATTTCATCTCAATGTCAAAATTGTCGATTAGGTTTGTATTGGCCCACATATGAGAGGTTCTGCTAGCTTGCTCCTCCATCCATAAATGTTATCATTAATCCCATTGCTAATCTACCCCATTACTTTAAGTAGATTGAAAATTGCATGAGCTTTCTTAGGCATATAGATTCCTCATGCTCGATTTACGTCCAGATCACTGAATATCcacaggtgcaggagcagaaaattctacTCCTTTATTTCCTAAAATTTCACCTTTggaattgctgtttgtggttgcTTAGTTACCAGCACCGTATAGTGGCTCCAGGACAGGTGAAACATTAATAAGCAACAAATACAGTTGACAGGATACTAACAACCTCACAAAACCTGCACAATACACTATATCCCGCTGTTCTTCAAAGCTATTTCGCTTGTTTTTCTAAACAGCAACAGTTGGTGCTGTTTGCATGTTTCTTACCCAGGCAGAGATCCAAGCTCTTCTTGCTCAGAAAGGAATAGGAGTTTTGAACAGCTGCTCCTACTTGGCAGAACCTACCCAGTTGAACGCAGATTGCACCTTCTTCTTGAGCAAGTCGGCCCATTCAGGAGAAATCGGGCCAGGTTCAGGAGAAGAAAGATATGGCCAAAGCCCAAGAGGCCCTGGACAGATCACAAGAAGAAGAGCAGAACAGGAGGTGAAAATGTGCTGCATAGTACAAGTAGATGGTGCCCAAAAGAATCATTTTTGAACTGTCACAGTTCAGATGAGGGAAAAGACTTTAAGAGTTGTCATTGGAAGGGCTGTCTGGTTCATTTTCTCTAGGTCCTTAAGcgtttataagtatataaaagtAGCTGTGAAAGGTGTGCACTTGGGAACATCCCCGCGGCTTGGGGTGAAATAAAACCTGGTTGGAAGTGAAGGCTGAAGTGTTACATCCCACTGCTGAGCATCGGAAGATGGTGCAAAAACTATGGCTCCAATCAGGCAGCCAATCATGACCAGGTAAACATTTAAAGGTGGCTTAAAGTTTTAgataaattggaaaaaaaataaacaccTGGATATACATTTACTCGAGGATAAGGCAGCATTGCAGCCTGATCCTTGAATTTTTCctcttattcattcattcattgccAAAGGTGCTATTTGGTATCACACTCAGTACAATTCACTGACTCAGTGAAAATGCCAGAGGGTGTCATCTTCGTAGTGAAGAGTGAGTGCCAGCAGTAGCAACTAATGTCAGATTGGCAGGGTGTAGTCAGTGAGATAATATGTTTAGTACCTAGTAAAACCTGCTGACTATTTGACATTGTGAATTCTCGAGCAAAGACAATGAAGACAGTTACAAGAGTTTTAatcattttttatattttttaataatGTTTTTCCAGTTGCTTGACATCCCAGAAGAGCTAATGGACGACCACGATCTAACTGTAGATTACATCCTTACACCTACTCAAGTGATCAAAACAGACTGCAAACGCTCCAAACCTCAAGGAATTATATGGTCAAAGGTTTACAATCCTATTTTTTTCTGAGTTGCTTAAAAGGAAAATTCTTTACTTTTGTcgaaatatttttttctctcatctCCCACTTTTAGGCCTACCTCAGACACATTCCATTCTCCATATACATGCCCCTGTTCCAATCTAACCACTCTGTGATCGAGAGAACAGAAACTCTCATGTTCATTCCCCCTCTTCCCATTCATATTTCCCGGTCCCTGTCCAATGGGAAAGTGCCTGGCCcccaccctgtatcccatgtatgCACAGCCAAGATTGGGAAATCATAGGGGAAACCATTGCATGTGAATATGTGAATTGCACCATTGCAATCTGCATTGTACACTTAGTTTTAATTCTATGTGGTGCAACGAAAGCCTCCTTATGATGTCAGTAAGCAATCTAAATTGGGTGCAGAATTTTGGGTTTTTGGTCAGGGACCCTGAAGTTGGGGGGTTAAATGGGGGTCCCGATCTAGTGGAGAACAGTCACCCGGCAGTGATATTTCCCTGAACTGGCCAATTGGCAGCCAGAAGATGTGTTTACCGTCCAAGTATGGGTGGCGCCTAGGTTCTCAAAGCttgagggccaataggaggcccaCCAGTATGGGAGGAGTTGCGGCCTGCCATTCCATCATGAGGTGCCCTCTCAGCCACTTCTAAAATTTTGAATTCAAAAATGGCCACAGCTCCGGGGTTACCGTGGTAGAGCGGGGACCCCTCTATggggtgactccaggagctgtAACCATGCAGATGGGGAGGGTCTCCAAGTCTACCTGAAGTGCTGGCTCCCTGGCCTACTGCCAGGATATCGCCTCCAGGCAAATGCCCTGTTCCCCCCGGCTGTGGGAGACCCACAGgatgactggaaaattccagatgACCTCTGACAATTGCCTTTAGTAGCCATTTATTTCCCTTAATTGGCTACCCACTGCTTACTTGCAGGTAGCTCTTCTGACCCCAGTCCCAGAACCGATGGCACCAGCAAACCTGAACACCAGCCGGCAGCACAAATTTACATGCCCActgatccccaccccctccccccacctcacctccaaATATTTGTCCGTAGGTGAACTAAAGTAAATAATTTGGGGCATTCTCACACAACCTCCTAATTGATAAGTGTCCATGGCATAAAGCTGCCCATTAATTGGCACTGTGTTGAGCTGGCTAGTGTCAGAAATGGAAGTATCTTACTGGCACTTTTTCTGAGGTTGGAATGTGTACATGTCACAGCATAATAGTACAATATTATCCATGAACATGGAGTGTCTGATGCTGGCCCCGAGTTATGAGAAAACCATACATGTTTCTCGCCAAGCTTAGAAAGTTAACAATTGTCATGAGCACTACCAAGCCAATTGACTTGCCTTATCTGGACAAATAGTTTTAAGCAGTTGCATTGACGGTTCCTCTTGTGAaactttaaaaaggaaaaaacacAAGCGGCATAAGGGGCAATTTTCAATTGTTTTGTGAACCCTTCCCCCATTCACTTTATCCACTTGGGAAACAGGCGGCCAGCGCTGAAAAGCAGCTACGAAGGGTGGGAAAAGAGGTTAACTTCACCGTGGACTCCCCTGGCCCTTTTGGTACAATTTTCAGTTGAACTCGTAAATGGGAGCACCGCACGCTCTTGGCGGAAAGCGTGGAAAGGCTACAACTCAGAGCCTTACAACATTGTGGAACCTGGTTGACAAGTTTCAGGTACAAATGGGTCTTGCTCATTTTTACCAGGCAGTGAGCAACCTAATAAGTGGTCCCAAAAGAGACTGCTGGAGACGGTTCCAGGAGCAGTCTGCAGCTTTCCTTTGCGTGCTGCGCGGGGAAGGCATTTTGTTGGGTCGGGAGGGGCAGGAGTGCCTTTTTTGTTTTGTCGTCCCACAAAAGTACTAGAGGCTGTTGCTGGCTGACTCCCTCTTCTTTTACTGCTGTGCTTCTCTATCGAGCAGCTGGACCTCTCTTCCCCACCTCAGTGTGATGAGGTTCTGGCTAGCACTCATTGAACTAGGTCAGACAGCTTGTCCAAATTATGCTGATGAGGGCCAACCCTGACCTCCTGGCTCTGTCTTTTGGCCACACCACTCACTTCTTGCCGGGTTTGAGCACTGATTAAAAATCACTCCCATTGTGTCTCAAACAACTGCCACCTCACTCGCACTTAGACTCTCCTTCAACTCTGTGTTTTCCCTTTCCTGTTGCCCAGGTGGATTCAGAGATGATGGAAAAAATTCCAATCCTTAAAAGCCTTCAGTTCAGGGAAAGAAAAGCGGGAAAGGACGTTACATTGAGGGACGAAAGGCTTATGGAGAAAAAGGAACTGCAGAGGCTGTTGGTCGTAAGAAAGCCATCAGGGAAAGGCGGAAACACAGCCAAGATTAAAACTAATCCAATTGAAGTGACCAGAAATAGTGAAGCCAGTGAAGAGCAAATGGAATCCggctgtaaaatgcagcttaATGCTCCAAGCAGAGTTACTGCTGTTTATATGGGTAACATACCTCATagtctgagagtcagtgagttgaaGATTATCTTGAGAGATCACAATGCACTTCCATTGCGTCTGAATTGGCAGGGTGCCCAGCACAGGGCTTTTCTTGATTATAAGGATGAGGTAACTGCAGAAGAAGCTGTAACTTCCCTAGCTGGGCTAAGTATAAGTGGGAGTATGATTAGAGTTGAACTTGCCAGGAGCCAGAGAGGCAACAGATCAAGAAGTCAAACCACTGAAGAAACGAGCAAACAACTGCTAGTCTAATCACTTACCAAAAATATCAGCATCAAACTTCACATATCTAAAGTGTTTTAAAAGTGATTGTATTGAGATGTGTAAAATGCAAGGGAGTCAAAGAACACACATGCATTTCATGAACAGTCAATGGAATTAGAAATGTTGTCTTGCCTGAGCATTCAAAGATCAATTCCGATGTGATGCAGATGTTATCTGCTGGATACTGTGGGACTCTGTCACAGCATGTGGTGTCTGACATAACATGATTGCCTCTATAATATAGAAACCATATAAAACATTGCAACTGACTTTGTATGTATTCCCTATTCAGCTTTATAGAAAGCATCAAGTGAACACAAACTTGtgctcacagtttgattgacacaTATGTGAACATAAAATCATCAATTTACTTTTTGTTCTTGATAATGTTAGTATTCAAAGTTCTCTCCCTACAGATTATTAACTTCATTAATTCCATGATGCCTATGTTTTATTTTGCCAGGAGAATTAATGGATTCCAGCAGTTTTACTGCTAACAGTAGAAACATGGTCCATCAGAACTTTATTGTAATAAGATTTACTTCACATGCTTTAAGTGGCCAAAAGGCTTGTAACTGACTAGGGTGAGGGCTACAGACCTTTCAGAAAGCACATTTTCTACAGAAATCAATCTCAGGAGCGATGTGATATAATCCTGGAAAGGAAGAGTATCTTGCTCATTCATTCAGGGTAACAGTGCATAGGCCTGATGCCAATATGTCAGGCAAGAAATCACACTGAGCATGTGCATGGTGTCCATTGTCATTAGTCGTGGACGGAGGTCAGAAAAAGTTCAATAACTATGAAAAAAAGTGTAAAGTGAGCGAATACGATAAGGAAATGTCCAAGGTAAGGCCGTATGTTAAGTTGTTAATTATGTATAAGTCCTATTAAAATGGTATGGACCAACTATGATATGACCGATGGAATGAAAATGCAAATACCTAGACACTGGTTGAGAGAAAAATGGTTGGAACTGCTCTTTAGAAAAAGGAATCTGCCACTTATACATGGCCTGGCCTTACACATGTGTGACTCCAGTCTACACTTCACAgtttgactcttaatgccctgGGGTAACCAAGGAGGGGCAACAAATGTAATATTGAGAGCTTTACCCACATTCTGAAAAATTGTACCTCCTGAATTGAAATGCATTGCATAATGAAAGA is a window from the Carcharodon carcharias isolate sCarCar2 chromosome 7, sCarCar2.pri, whole genome shotgun sequence genome containing:
- the mthfsd gene encoding methenyltetrahydrofolate synthase domain-containing protein isoform X1, yielding MEPAIKLMPGVSKWDVRQKVWDYMEENNLANFPRPVHCRIPNFKGAAQAAENLPNLQEFKNARIIKVNPDKPQENVRLLTLEARKILLVPTPRLRTGLFNKIVPPPGASKEVLRVCSTAQGVKDFSVPVGLDAKVHVDLVVVGSVAVSDKGWRIGKGEGFADLEYAMMVSMGAVDENTVVVTTVHDCQAEIQALLAQKGIGVLNSCSYLAEPTQLNADCTFFLSKSAHSGEIGPGSGEERYGQSPRGPGQITRRRAEQELLDIPEELMDDHDLTVDYILTPTQVIKTDCKRSKPQGIIWSKVDSEMMEKIPILKSLQFRERKAGKDVTLRDERLMEKKELQRLLVVRKPSGKGGNTAKIKTNPIEVTRNSEASEEQMESGCKMQLNAPSRVTAVYMGNIPHSLRVSELKIILRDHNALPLRLNWQGAQHRAFLDYKDEVTAEEAVTSLAGLSISGSMIRVELARSQRGNRSRSQTTEETSKQLLV
- the mthfsd gene encoding methenyltetrahydrofolate synthase domain-containing protein isoform X2; translated protein: MEPAIKLMPGVSKWDVRQKVWDYMEENNLANFPRPVHCRIPNFKGAYEVCSKIKNLDSFIRTREVKVDPDKPLEGVRLATLQARKILLVPTPRLRTGLFNKIVPPPGASKEVLRVCSTAQGVKDFSVPVGLDAKVHVDLVVVGSVAVSDKGWRIGKGEGFADLEYAMMVSMGAVDENTVVVTTVHDCQAEIQALLAQKGIGVLNSCSYLAEPTQLNADCTFFLSKSAHSGEIGPGSGEERYGQSPRGPGQITRRRAEQELLDIPEELMDDHDLTVDYILTPTQVIKTDCKRSKPQGIIWSKVDSEMMEKIPILKSLQFRERKAGKDVTLRDERLMEKKELQRLLVVRKPSGKGGNTAKIKTNPIEVTRNSEASEEQMESGCKMQLNAPSRVTAVYMGNIPHSLRVSELKIILRDHNALPLRLNWQGAQHRAFLDYKDEVTAEEAVTSLAGLSISGSMIRVELARSQRGNRSRSQTTEETSKQLLV
- the mthfsd gene encoding methenyltetrahydrofolate synthase domain-containing protein isoform X3, coding for MEPAIKLMPGVSKWDVRQKVWDYMEENNLANFPRPVHCRIPNFKGAYEVCSKIKNLDSFIRTREVKVDPDKPLEGVRLATLQARKILLVPTPRLRTGLFNKIVPPPGASKEVLRVCSTAQGVKDFSVPVGLDAKVHVDLVVVGSVAVSDKGWRIGKGEGFADLEYAMMVSMGAVDENTVVVTTVHDCQLLDIPEELMDDHDLTVDYILTPTQVIKTDCKRSKPQGIIWSKVDSEMMEKIPILKSLQFRERKAGKDVTLRDERLMEKKELQRLLVVRKPSGKGGNTAKIKTNPIEVTRNSEASEEQMESGCKMQLNAPSRVTAVYMGNIPHSLRVSELKIILRDHNALPLRLNWQGAQHRAFLDYKDEVTAEEAVTSLAGLSISGSMIRVELARSQRGNRSRSQTTEETSKQLLV
- the mthfsd gene encoding methenyltetrahydrofolate synthase domain-containing protein isoform X5, whose amino-acid sequence is MEPAIKLMPGVSKWDVRQKVWDYMEENNLANFPRPVHCRIPNFKGAYEVCSKIKNLDSFIRTREVKVDPDKPLEGVRLATLQARKILLVPTPRLRTGLFNKIVPPPGASKEVLRVCSTAQLLDIPEELMDDHDLTVDYILTPTQVIKTDCKRSKPQGIIWSKVDSEMMEKIPILKSLQFRERKAGKDVTLRDERLMEKKELQRLLVVRKPSGKGGNTAKIKTNPIEVTRNSEASEEQMESGCKMQLNAPSRVTAVYMGNIPHSLRVSELKIILRDHNALPLRLNWQGAQHRAFLDYKDEVTAEEAVTSLAGLSISGSMIRVELARSQRGNRSRSQTTEETSKQLLV
- the mthfsd gene encoding methenyltetrahydrofolate synthase domain-containing protein isoform X4 translates to MEPAIKLMPGVSKWDVRQKVWDYMEENNLANFPRPVHCRIPNFKGAAQAAENLPNLQEFKNARIIKVNPDKPQENVRLLTLEARKILLVPTPRLRTGLFNKIVPPPGASKEVLRVCSTAQGVKDFSVPVGLDAKVHVDLVVVGSVAVSDKGWRIGKGEGFADLEYAMMVSMGAVDENTVVVTTVHDCQLLDIPEELMDDHDLTVDYILTPTQVIKTDCKRSKPQGIIWSKVDSEMMEKIPILKSLQFRERKAGKDVTLRDERLMEKKELQRLLVVRKPSGKGGNTAKIKTNPIEVTRNSEASEEQMESGCKMQLNAPSRVTAVYMGNIPHSLRVSELKIILRDHNALPLRLNWQGAQHRAFLDYKDEVTAEEAVTSLAGLSISGSMIRVELARSQRGNRSRSQTTEETSKQLLV